One window of Quercus robur chromosome 5, dhQueRobu3.1, whole genome shotgun sequence genomic DNA carries:
- the LOC126728587 gene encoding tetrahydroberberine oxidase-like, with protein sequence MKLSDYLFVFALFFSFLLLTSAHTHEDFLQCLTTYHSEKDKPISNIIYTPSNSSYSSALNSYVRNTRFSTPSTPKPRVIVTPLGVSQIQETLYCAQKHRIQVRVRSGGHDYEGLSFVSPVPFVILDMINLRNISIDVENNTAWVQSGATLGELYYWIANKSRTLGFPAGVCQTIGVGGHFSGGGYGTLLRKYGLAADNVLDAHLIDVKGRFLDRKSMGEDLFWAIRGGGGASFGVIVSWKIKLVPVPANVTVFTVRKGLEQNATKILHRWQYVAPNIDRDLFIRVLLTGSGSVQYGNRSVHASFNSIYLGGKDKLLPLMQKGFPELGLVSEDCTEMSWIQSILYFAGFQNGQSLEVLLNRTLTVNSYKAKSDYVRQPIPEAALEGIWPRFFKKEAQSSVIILNPYGGRMSEISESATPFPHRAGVIGKIQYLVYWSEEGTAATKKHVSWMRRLYAYMAPYVSNSPREAYINYRDLDIGKNNKGRRTSLRRASVWGTKYFKNNFERLVFVKTLFDPTNFFRNEQSIPPLSF encoded by the coding sequence ATGAAGTTATCCgattatttatttgtgtttgctctatttttctcatttttattgttAACTTCAGCTCATACTCATGAAGATTTTCTTCAGTGTTTGACCACCTATCATTCCGAAAAAGACAAACCAATTTCTAATATCATTTACACCCCATCCAACTCCTCATATTCATCTGCCTTGAATTCCTACGTCCGAAACACCAGATTCTCAACACCTTCCACCCCGAAACCCCGAGTCATTGTTACACCATTGGGTGTTTCACAAATTCAAGAAACACTTTATTGTGCCCAAAAACATAGAATCCAAGTAAGAGTTAGAAGTGGTGGACATGATTACGAGggtctttcttttgtttctccCGTACCATTTGTCATACTTGATATGATTAATCTTCGAAACATTTCTATTGATGTAGAAAACAACACTGCCTGGGTTCAATCCGGTGCAACCCTGGGTGAATTATACTATTGGATTGCTAATAAGAGTAGAACTCTTGGCTTTCCAGCTGGAGTTTGCCAAACAATAGGTGTTGGTGGACATTTCAGTGGGGGAGGGTATGGCACATTGTTGCGTAAATATGGCCTTGCTGCAGATAATGTTCTTGATGCACATTTGATAGATGTTAAGGGAAGATTCCTTGACAGAAAATCAATGGGAGAAGATCTGTTTTGGGCCATTCGAGGAGGAGGAGGGGCTAGCTTTGGAGTCATTGTTTCATGGAAAATCAAGCTGGTTCCTGTTCCAGCAAATGTGACTGTGTTCACAGTCAGAAAGGGCTTGGAACAAAATGCAACCAAAATTCTTCATCGGTGGCAGTATGTTGCACCCAATATTGATAGAGACCTCTTCATTCGTGTACTCTTAACAGGTtcaggttctgtccaatacGGGAATAGGTCGGTACATGCTTCGTTCAATTCCATTTACCTAGGAGGGAAGGATAAGCTCCTTCCGTTGATGCAAAAGGGCTTTCCTGAGCTTGGTTTGGTGAGTGAAGATTGTACAGAAATGAGCTGGATTCAATCTATCCTCTACTTTGCTGGATTCCAAAATGGACAATCCCTAGAAGTTTTGCTAAATAGGACTCTGACAGTAAACTCTTATAAAGCAAAATCCGATTACGTGAGGCAGCCCATTCCCGAGGCTGCGTTGGAAGGGATTTGGCCAAGATTTTTTAAGAAGGAGGCACAGTCATCTGTAATAATCCTGAATCCATATGGGGGGAGAATGAGTGAAATTTCGGAGTCTGCAACACCTTTCCCACATAGAGCTGGCGTCATCGGCAAAATCCAATACTTGGTGTATTGGTCAGAAGAAGGGACTGCGGCAACTAAAAAGCATGTAAGTTGGATGAGAAGGCTTTACGCTTATATGGCTCCCTACGTTTCAAATTCTCCAAGGGAAGCGTATATAAATTATAGAGACCTTGACATAGGTAAAAATAACAAAGGCCGCCGCACAAGTTTAAGACGGGCAAGCGTATGGGgtactaaatattttaagaacaactTTGAAAGGTTGGTGTTTGTGAAGACTCTATTTGATCCGACTAATTTCTTTAGGAATGAACAAAGCATCCCGCCTCTTTCATTCTAG